The following are encoded in a window of Megalops cyprinoides isolate fMegCyp1 chromosome 16, fMegCyp1.pri, whole genome shotgun sequence genomic DNA:
- the selenot2 gene encoding selenoprotein T2 has protein sequence MAEYSQAGILTAMLLFTVVTVRDIYVGKNLAQQQAADSLDVGPESLRDVGAQKPGKPKLYTGPVLKFQFCISUGYSKVFQEYSRSINQLYPDIRIEGENYPPKPINKYIANFVSYFKLLAIALIVSGQNPFPMLGMDTPRIWLWSQDNKIFSCLMTFFLSNMLETHFLSTGAFEVTLNDVPIWSKLQSGHVPNIQELFHILDNHLKMNQVDKMSFPTP, from the exons ATGGCGGAGTACAGTCAGGCGGGAATATTAACAGCCATGCTGCTGTTCACGGTTGTCACCGTCCGGGACATATATGTCGGGAAGAACTTGGCTCAGCAGCAGGCCGCTGACAGCCTGGACGTGGGGCCTGAAAGCCTGCGGGATGTGGGTGCACAGAAGCCGGGCAAACCCAAGCTGTACACCGGCCCGGTATTGAAGTTTCAGTTCTG CATTTCCTGAGGGTACAGTAAGGTGTTCCAGGAGTACTCCCGGTCCATCAACCAGTTGTACCCGGACATCCGAATCGAGGGAGAGAACTATCCTCCCAAACCCATCAACAA atATATTGCAAATTTTGTTTCCTACTTCAAACTTCTCGCCATCGCTCTGATTGTTAGTGGACAGAATCCCTTCCCCATGCTTGGGATGGACACACCAAGAATATGGTTATGGAGCCAAGATAATAAG ATATTTTCATGCTTGATGACATTTTTCCTGAGCAATATGCTGGAGACCCATTTCCTGTCCACAGGTGCTTTTGAAGTTACACTTAATG ATGTACCAATTTGGTCTAAGCTGCAGTCGGGACATGTACCTAACATCCAAGAGCTTTTTCACATCCTCGATAATCACCTGAAGATGAATCAAGTTGACAAGATGTCTTTTCCAACTCCGTAA